In the genome of Lactobacillus intestinalis, the window GGTTAATATTCTCTGTATCATTCTGGCAATCGGATTACTAGGTGTTTTTCTCAATTTTAACAAAATCAAGAAAAATTGGGACTGGCTCACGATGAAGCCAAGGCAAGAATTGAATGTCCCCTTGGAAAAACAACTTCCTGACTTACCTAATGGGTGTGAAGTGACATCCCTCTCAATGCTTTTAAACTATTATCACATCAACGTTTCAAAGGATAAACTTGCGCAAAATATCAAGCATGTTTCATCCTTCACAGATGATGGACAGTATCGGGGTAATCCTCATGAAGGCTTCGTTGGCTATATGAGCATCGCAAATGCCGGCTGGTGCGTTTATAACGAACCGCTCTATAATGTTGCGCGTAAATACACTGACCGCATCCAAAACGCAACCGGCTCCAGTTTTACCCATCTTCTCAGCCTTGTTTCAAGCGGACATCCCGTGATGATTATTACTACCTTACATTTTAATAAGGTCAATGACATGCAAACTTGGAAAACGAAGCAAGGAAATGTCCATGTAACGCCCTCTTCGCATGCATGTGTAATTACAGGTTACGATAAAAAGAAGCGCCTAGTTTACGTAAATGACCCGTATGGGGTTAAAAATAAAGCTGTCTCATGGAATAATATCGAAGCCAGTTATAACCAGCAAGGACGTCAAGCCTTGTACATCAACTAAAAAAAGACCAAGAACCATAAAGTTCCTGGTCTTTTAACTCAAGGCACATTTTCAAAAGAAAATATGTGGACACTTCCTGTTCACATCAGGGTTGTCCAACATCAGCACTTCCCGTGCCTGCTATTTAAAGTAGATGTCCTCTATCTCAAAAATATCCGCATCTCGCGTTGTTTTTCTCGACTCGTCATTAGTATTATAGCTTAATTTTGCGCTTCTTGTAAAACTTTTTAACTCGGTAGAACATTTCAGTAAACATGGTGGCAAGTAAAATTCCTAAAGCAATCGAACACGTTACAATTCCAACCCGTAAAAACGAAGCTTCTGCGTCAAATACATTGCCATTTACGAGAGCTCGCACCGCTTGATAAGCTGGCACTCCGGGTACAAGCGGAACGAGAGCGGGAATATTAAAAACAGTCACTGGACATTTTTTAATTCGGGCAAAAAATAAACCCAAGATTCCAATCACAAATGCGCCCATTAAGTTAGACAGCATTCTTCCCATTTGAGCTTTAGTAATAAACCAGCACACCATCCAGCCCACCGTTCCACTAACTCCCGCAAGATTCAAGGCACGGTGTGGCACATTGATCGTCAGCGCAAATCCCACTGAAGCAATATAGGAAAAGACAATATTGATAATAATCTGCATGTATATTGGCATCTTTACGCTCCCATAAACTTAATCACAATCGCTACGCCCCCACCTAAGGCAATTGCCGTTAAAGTGGCTTCAAATAGTCTCACGATTCCTGATAACAAGTCTCCCATAAACAAATCTCGCAAAGCATTAGTAAAAGCCAGACCCGGAACTAAGGTCATCAACGCCCCAATTAAAATATTATCTACAATGGTTTGCGGGAATAATGCTTTGATAATAATCGCAATAATACTCATCACTATGGCTGCAATCAATTCAGATAAAAAGCGTACTTTAGTAAAACGTTTGAAGTAAACATAGGCTAAGTATCCTAATGCACCAACTAGAGCAGCTGCCGGAAAGTCAATCCAATCATAATCATCCATAAAAAGTACCATTAAGGTTGAACTTAACACTGCAGCTCCTATTACCTGCATCCATAAAGGAAAAGTAGGCGTCTTAGTTTCCACGTTTGCTATTTTATTATGCAGTTGGATCAAATCTATTTTTTTATTAGCAAATTCACGCGACAATTCATTTACTCGATCCACCAATTCCAAATTAATGTTTCGATCACGAATTTGCTTCATCTGGGACAAGTTTCCCCCATCTAAACTCATAAATACACAAGTTGGTGTGGCAAAAACTCGAGGATCATCTACACCGGCATTTTTTGCAATTCTAAGCATCGTATCTTCCACACGGTACATTTCGCTACCGCCTTCGATCATTAAACGCCCAGCTAGTAAACAGATATCTAGTATCTCTTGATAAAACTTCGCATCATGTTTGTTAGCCATAATTTTACCTACAAAATTAATTCAATTTTTCTAAATCAATGGTCTTGTCTACCCAATCTCCGCGGAAGAAATCGCGCTCGTGACTAACGATAATGACACCTCCTGGGAAATTTACAATCGCCTTTCTTAAAGCGTCCTTGGTATCATTATCAAGGTGATTAGTTGGCTCATCCAAGAAGAGCAAATTTGCTGGTTCAAATTGCATCTTGGCTAGTTTAACTTTTTCTTGTTCTCCACCAGAAAGCTCTTTAAGTGGGCTCATGGCTTGTTGTGCAGTTAGGCCCATTTTTGCTAAGGCTTGACGTAATTCCTTAGGCTTCTTACGTTCAAACTCTTCTTGTAGATATTGAAGCGGCGTCATATTATTGTTAGGCCAAGTCAAATCTTGCTTAAAATAAGCCAATTTAGCTGTTACTGATAATTCATAATTGCCATAAATCGGCTTAAGTTGCCCCAATAAAGTTTTAAGCAGAGTAGTCTTCCCAATTCCGTTAAAACCTGTAATGGCAACTTTTTCACTTCCACCCACCGAAAAGTTAAAGGCAGTTTTTACCAAGGCTTCATCATAACCGATAACTAAATCTTGTGTTTGCAAAAGCAAATTAGATGCAGTCGCAACATAAGGAAAATCAAACTTAGCCCGGCGATTATTCTTTGGTGGAGTTAAAACTTCCATTCTAGCCAATTGCTTTTCACGCGACTTAGCACTTTTTGCACGAGTACCGGCCTTATTTTTCCGAATATAAGCCTCAGTCTTTGCAATCTTGCGTTGCTGGTTCGAATACGCCTTCAAGTAAGTTTCACGGTTAGCAGCTTTTTGGCGCAGAGCTTGCTTCAAAGTTCCCGTATAACGAGTAATTGTTCCAAAATCGATATCGATAATACAATTAGTAATTCTGCCTAAAAAGTCGTAATCGTGACTCACAACGATAAAGGCACCTTCAAAATTGTTTAAATAGTCCACTAACCAATCAATATGGGAAACATCAAGGTAGTTAGTAGGTTCGTCTAAAACCAAGACATCTGGATTTTGAAGAAGTAATTTTGCCAAAATAATCTTAGAACGTTGACCTCCCGATAATTTAGATACATCATGGTCAAAACCTAAATCTGCTAACCCTAATCCTGAAGCCACACGTTCAATTTCGGTATCTAAATCATAGAAATTATTTTCTTCTAGATAAGTTTGAACTTTGCCTGCCTTTTCTAAAAGTGCATCATCACTATTTTCTGCATATTTAGTATAAAGATCGTTAAGTTCTTTTTCTTTTGTGTATAACTCATCAAAAGCCGTTCTCAAAAAGCCACGAATAGTAACTCCGGGCGCAAGTTTGGCATACTGATCTAGGTATCCAACACTTACTTTATTTTGCCATTTCACTTGGCCTTCATCTGGAATAATATCGCCAGTCAAAATCTTAATCAACGTAGACTTACCTACTCCATTTTGCCCAGTAACTCCCATATGATCTTCTTTATTCAATACAAAGTTTGCATCTTCATATAAAGTTTTATCAATGAAACTTTGACTTAAGTCTTTTACAGTTAATAAACTCAACTTTTTCACATCCCTTAAAAATCAAATTCAAACATTATAACACGTTTTTAGCTATGTTCTTTTTCATATACTTGTAAAGCATTCAAAATTCGTGGCCAATATCGCTTAGGCAAAATCAACTGCAATTGATCATGATAAATTGGAAAATCACTTGCCTTAAGTCCGGTAATTTCAGCCAAATCTTGATCTGTTAAATGATATTTATAAACGATTCGTTTAATTTCAACACTAGCATGTCCGCGAAACCAGGACAAGACAAAAAAGAAAACAGCAAAGATTCCACTTAATAAAATCGCAAGCTGCAAATTAAGATGAAAACTACGCATACAAATGAAGAAGACAGCAATAAAAGAAATGATAGCAGAAATAATCCCGTATACTACGGGAAAGATTTGATTTTTATTCATAGTATTTCCTTTCAAAAATCATTAATCTAATCTTACATTCTATAAGCAAAGAAAAGAAGAAAAAAGATGAATTTCTTCAAAAGAAATCCATCTTTATTATTTCATGTAGATTAGATTTAATGATACAAATCAAATCTACCTACAGCTAATGTTTCTTTAATTCCACCAGTTTCCATTAAAGACTTATCATCAATGATCTTTTTTAAAGCTGAAGCCAAATAGCCACGGTAATTGTGGCCAAGAGCCTTAGCAGCAGCCTTGGTATCGCCAATTGCAACGTCTACACCTAAATCATGATAACGGTATGGATTTGGACGACTATGACCTAAAACACGTGCAGAGATGTCTTTTGCTGCATAACCAGCCATTGAAAGGGCTAATTGAGCGGTATTTGGCCATGGCCACTTTTTACCTGGAACCATAACAGCTGACACATCCCCTAAAGCATAAATTGCTTCGTCTTCAGGCACAGTTAAATGTTCAGTAACTGTGATTCTACCACGATTTTGTTTAAAGCCTGAAGCCGCAATTACAGGATTACCACTAAAGCCCATCATCCAAATTGTAGTATTAGCTTCAATTTTATGTAGATCTTCTTCGTCTTTTTCAGAAGTCATCTTGTAGTAAACTGCATCTGCCTCAACCTTTTCAATTCGAGCAGGTTTAATAATTTTAATTCCTACTTCATCCACCAAACTTAAAGCATATTTCATTTGCTTATCATCAAACATTGGCAATAATCTAGGAGAGCCATCAATCATTCTAACTTCAATTTTCTCAGGATCAACGCCAGCCATCTTGGCATATTTATCTCTTGAACTAGCAATTGCCCCAGCAAGTTCAATGGCTTGGAAGCCTGCACCACAAAATACAATCCGTAAATCTTTCGGATCTTTGGTCTTCTGATAGTCTTCCATTTTTGCATAAATATGATCACGAATTGCTTGAGCTGTTTCCGTATTGTACATTGGCAAAGTATTTTCTTTTACTCCGCTAATCCCAAAAGTACCCAAAACAAAGCCTAAACCTAAAACCAAGTAATCATATTTCAGATCTGCGTGATTCTTCAAATGAACCGTCTTATTTTTATAATCTACAGTAGTGACGTCATCAACAATTAATTTACTCATTTTATCATCTAAAACATCCGTAAAATTATAAGAAATACGAGTGTAAGGATGGTTACCTGATGCAACTTCTGGTAAGCGATTGGTTTCACAGTGATAAGGATTGCGATCGACAAGAACAATCTCTACTTCTCTTTTGAGCTTTTTTTGTAACTCAACAACTGTCTTAATTCCCGCAAAACCTCCACCTAATACTACAATCTTCTTCATATTTAATCCTCCATTTCTACTCTAGATTAAAATTCCAATGAAATACGTAATTAAAAAAGTCATTGACCCAACTAACAATGTTTTAACAGCAGTAATAAATGTTTCTTTTTTTACCTGCTTTTGAATTAGTAGCTTGTTCTGCTTATAAACGAAAGGTACAATAAAGACTGTTAGCCACACTGTTTTAGGGGCAATATTAATAAATGGCAATAGTATAATAACTAAAAATGCCAACACATTTTTTACACTAAAAGCAACTAAAGCCGCTTTTTTACCAATAAAGTGAATAATCGTTGTTCTGTGATTGGATTCATCCTCTTCTGCATCACATAAATTATTAGCTAGCATCAAATTAGAAATCCATAATTCATCAGCTAATGCTAATAAAAATACCCGGCCTAGGCTTACCCAACTCCAGGAAAAGACTTGATAGGTATTCAGATAAACGCTTAAAAGCACAATCATAAACCCCATTGTAAAACCTGAGGCAAATTCTCCCAAAGGTAGTCCTGAAATTGGCTTGGGACCAGAGGAATACAAATATCCAATTGCAAAACAGAATATTCCCATCCAAAGTACTGGCAATCCAGCTTGGATAACCAACCAGATTCCTAATAAAGCTGAGATAAGGGTAAAGCTAATCATCAAACCCAAAACAAGTTTTGGGGAAATGTTTTCTCTTCCAATAATGTTAGTACTTTGTTGGTAAGCTTTATTATCGGCATGATAATAGTCACTGTAGTTATCAAGCATATCAACCACCATATTGAACAAAAACATTGCTACAAAGAATACTAATGCTAAAGTCCAATTCAGGTGATGATAATAATATGCACTAAAGCACATCCCTAACAAAAAAGGGGCTACACTAGCTGTTTTAGCTTTTATTTCAACAAGTTCTAAAAATACATTTAATGACATCGATCCACAACACATCCTCTCAAAACATAATTTTGAGTATTTACAACAATTAAGGAAATTTCATCATGAATAATTATAAACCTTGGCAATCTTATCCATTGATTAGTTCACAGTTATCTCAAGTTAACGATTACTTATTAAAAACAATCAAGGCTCCCATTCCCAGTCTTCAATCAGCCTTACTAACAATGGTAAACAGTGGCGGAAAATATCTGCGTCCTACAATTTTAATTTTATCCGCTAGAAGCTGTGGAAAAAAGGAATTAGCCACTTCTCCTAAAATAATTAAATTAGCTACTTCAATTGAAATTTTACATATGGCTACTTTAATTCATGATGATGTTATTGATGATTCTGATAAAAGACGTGGCAATATTAGCATCCAAGCTCGATTTGGTAAGGACGTAGCCGTGTATGCAGGTGATTTACTATTTACTAATTTCTTTGATCTGATGCTTGAAACCATTGATGAACACGAATTTTTAGTTAAAAATGCCCAAACTATGCGCCGAATTTTAAATGGTGAATTGGGACAGATGGGCCAGCGTTTTAACATTAATCAAAGTTTTGATGATTATCTAAAAGATATCAAAGGTAAAACCGCTGCTTTATTTAGTCTAGCCAGTGAAGAAGGAGCTCATTTTGCTGGCGGTGATTTTGATCAGGTGCAATTAATGGCTGACTTTGGCCAAAATCTAGGAATTGCTTTCCAAATGATTGATGACATTTTAGATTATGCTGGTGGCAAAAAATTAAACAAACCTACGCTAGAAGATCTAGCAACCGGAGTTTATTCATTACCCATCCTCCTGGCCTTAAGTCATGATAATTTGCGCTTAAGACTTGACCCAATTTTAGCTAAAAAGCGTGAAATGACTCTTGAAGATATTGGTCAAATTCAAGAAATAATTTTATCAAGCAACACCATCGAAGAAAGTCGCGCACTCGCCGAGCAATTTTCTCAAAAAGCAATTAACAACTTAAAGGAATTACCCTCAAATAAGGCTGTTAAACTCCTTCAAAAAATGTCACAAGAATTATTATCTAGAACACTTTAAAGGCCCTGATCGGCTTTTTTTAATTCACGAAAACGGGGTTCTGTCTCCCACAACTCTTGCGGAGTTCCTTCCATGGTCAATTTACCATCTTCAATGAAAATCACCTGATTCATTTTATCGATTCCCTGCAGGTGGTGAGTAATCCAAATCAGAGTTTTACCTTTTAACTGTTTAATAAAGGTATTAATGACAGCCTGTTCTGTAATCGGGTCGAGGCCTACAGTTGGTTCATCAAGAAGCACAATGGGAGTATCGCGCAATAAAATTCGCGCTAATGCCAAGCGATGGCGTTCCCCCCCAGAAAAGCGAAGCCCGGCTTCATCTACCTTAGTTTCTAAGCCATCAGGTAATTCTTGAACCATCTCGCTCAATCCAACTCGTCTTAATACTTGCCATAATTGCTCTTCACTTGCATCTTCGTTTCCTAAACGGAGATTATTAGCAATTGTGGTATTAAAGAGATATGGCGTTTGATTGATGATACTGATGTATTTAGTAATTTGATCTCCAAATTTATCAGTATCAACTCCATTCAGCTTTATCGACCCGCTACTTGGCTTTCGATCACCCCTAATTAGAGATGCAAGAGTACTTTTACCCGACCCACTTCTACCAAGAATTGCTAGTCTTTCTCCCGGCTTAATAGTTAAATTAATTCCTTTTAAAATTTCTTTTTTAGTCCCAGGATAAGTGTAATGAACATTAGACAAAGTCAATTCATAGGGCTGTTTCAGATCTATAGGCTTAACTTCTTCTTTTTTAGGTTGGGGAAGTTTATTTAAACGAACCAAAGACCTTTGATAGATATTAGTTTCTTGAGCTGCACTTGGAAGTTGAACAAAAGCATCTACCATTGGGAAAACTGCTAAAACAAAAGCAGCAATCCAATTAGTAGCTGAACTATAGTGACCACCAAATTTAGCCCCGGCCCAAATAATTAAACTCACTACAATTAAAAGAAATAACATCTGCAAAAGAAAGTCGCGCATTCGTTCAAACTTTCTCATTTTTTGATGAACTTTGAGCCATTCTTTTTCGCTGGCCACATGCAAACGCAAGTATTCTTTATTGCGACCTGATAAAATCCAATCATTAACCCCCATTACATTGTCGGTTAAATCTACATAAATTTTATCTTGAACTTCTTTTTCATAGGCTTGACGCGCACCATTAATAATTACAGACCAATATGGAATAGCAAAAATCATCAAACCAAATAGAATTAACATCCATAGTCCCATTAAAGGTGACAAGATTCCTAATCCTACTACAATTAAGGCATAAAGCCCCCAAGCAACAAACATGGGAAAAATAGACCGCAGATATAAATTTTGAATGTGACTTACATCATCTGCCAAAAGTCCCAAAATATCACCTAGTTGATATTTACTATTGAAAAATACCGCATCTACTTCCAATGAATCATAGAGTTTTTTTCGAAAACTAGATGTCATTTTCAAAACCCAATTATGACTCACAAGTCTTTCAACATAACGAACTGCCGGACGCGCAATCCCAAATGCTCTAGTTAATACAATTGGAACATAGATCAATAAAATATTTTCTGGCATTGTGGCGGCTTTACTAATTAAATAGCCAGCGCAAAACATCAATCCGGCCCCACAAACAAAGGTCAAAATTCCTAAAAAAATGGCCAAAATCAAAGTCTTTTTATAGCGTTTTAAAAATGGCTTTACCCAATGATCATTTTTTAGAGATCGCAAAATTGGAATTTTATTTAGCATCCTCTTCACCTCTCATTTGTTTCATTAAACTTGTAAAGTAGCCATTTTTCTTGGTTAATTCGCTATAAGTTCCTTGCTCAACAAGTTGACCATGATTCATTACTAAAATGTAGTCCATCTTCTTAATCCAATGCAATCTATGGGTGGCAAACAGAACCAGTCGATTTTCCATTAACGGAATCATCCGCTTCTTTAGATCAATTTCAGTTTCAATATCTAAGTGAGCAGTTGGTTCATCAAAAATCATGACTCGTCTTTCTTTATCCAAAAATGCTCGTGCTAAAGCAATTCGCTGAGCCTGTCCTCCTGACAAAACCCGTTTTCCTTGGCCAATCACTGTATCTAGACCTTTAGGTAATTCAGCTAATAAATCATCTAGCCCCATTACATGGATCGCTTCTTTAATTTCTTCATCGCTAGCATCTGGAGTGTAGAAGGCAATATTTTTCCTCAAAGTCGTAGTAAAAACATAGGGCTGTTGAGGAATATAGATGAGCTGCTGATGCCAATCCGGAATATTTAAGGTCTTAGTTTTATGATTCTGAATTTCAAACTCACCATCTGATGGAGTTAAGAATCCACTTAACAGGTTAACCAGAGAAGTTTTACCCGAGCCACTCATCCCAATAATGCCGACTTTTTCATAGCCCTTTATTTTGACATTAATTGGTCCAATTTCAGCCCCTTTTTCATAATCAAAGCAAATATTTTCAGCTTGAAGTTCATCATCCTTTTGCCAAGTATGAAGACTGATCTTGGCCACAGGTTCTTTAGGTGATTTAATGAGTTCATTTATCCTCTTAAAGGCATTTTTCCCATTTAAGGTTGCGTGAAAATCACCTGCAAAATTTCTGATTGGTAAGAAAAATTCGGGAGCCAAGATTAAGATTCCTAAAGCCGGAAACAAACTAACCTTGCCATTCATCAGCCCAAATCCTAAATAAACCGCAATTACGGCAATCGATAAAGTAGTGAAAAAGTCCAAGGCAAAAGTTGATAGCATCGCCACTTTTAAAACGGCCATAGTTCGATGTCTGAACCGTTCACTTAACCTAAAAATACTCTTAGAGTAACGTTTACTTAATCCTAAATACTTCAAGGTATCAATGCCACGCAAAGAATCAATGAAATTATTAGATAATTTTTGAAAATTACCAAATTGCTTAATTGCCTTATCTTGAGCCGCATGACCAAGAATAATCATGAACAAAACAATCAAGGGATACATTGCAAGCAAAATTAGAGCTGATAGCCAATTCAAAAATAGCATAGCTATAAAAATAAAAATTGGCACAATCATCATTGTTAAAACTTTACTGAAAACTAACTTGATATATTGTCGTACTTCATCAATCCCATCAAGGGCCATCGTAATCAAACTGCCGGTCCCTTGTTTTTGAATTAAAGCTTGTCCTTCTACAAAGACTTTCTGTAGAAGCTTTTTTCGTAATTCTTCACTTACTCTACTTGAATAATGATCTAGTATTTTTTCATTTAGCCAATTAATTATTTGTCTAAAGCTAAAACAAACAATAAAGACTAAAAGCATTTCAATATTTAAATTTTTTCCTTGCCATAGCTGGGTTAAAACTATACTTAACGCCACAGCTTGTCCAATAATGAAAAAGGCTTGCAGAACCTCAAGTACTGCAAGTCTTTTTGCGATTGAATTAGCACCTGCAAGTTGAAATAGATGTCGATCAATCATTAATATCCGTCCCCTACTCTAGGCATTTCAATTCTCTTACGGAAAATCCAATATGCCCAAATGGTATAAGCTAAAATACATGGTACCAAAATAACTGTTGCAATAGTCATGATTACTAATGTGTAGTTTGATGATGATGCACTCTGAATCATCAAGTCATAACTACTACTAATTGATGAAATCATGACTCTTGGGAATAATCCACAAAAGATCAATGCAACTAATGAAACTAAGGTAAGTCCACTAAAAGTAAAGGCCAATCCTTGCTTATCACTAAAGGTGCAAATATGAGCTGCAACTGAGAAGCCCACAATCAAAATTAGGCATACCCAAGTTAAGATTGGATGAACTCTCAAAAAGTCGGTTTGGAATAAAAGAAGTAATGCAAAAATCACTTCACCAACATAAAGTACCCAATATAAAGCTTGGGCATAATTTCTGGCACGATCAGAAATAGGGCCTTTAGTTTTTAAAGTAATATAGTTCAAGCCGTGCAAATAAGTGAGAAGAACTAAGGCAACCCCCCCTACGATTGAGAACCAATTAAAGTAATCGAAAAATTGGGCTTTCATATTACCATTTGCATCAATAGGCATCCCTTTAATCATTGAGATAAACATAACTCCCAAGAAGAAAACAGCAATTAAACTTCCAAGAGCAAGCATTGCATCCCAGAAAGGCTTGCGATATTCCGGACTTTGAGCACGGAACTCAAATGATACCCCACGAATGATCAAACCAAATAAGATCAACAACAGAATTAAATAATATCCAGAAAATAAAGTAGCGTACCAATATGGGAATGATGCGAACATCGCACCCCCGGCAGTAATTAGCCACACTTCATTTCCATCCCAAACAGGACCGATTGTTTCAATAACTTGGCTTTTTTCTTTTTCATTATAAGCCAGCGTCTCAACAGCCATTCCTACCCCATAATCAAAGCCATCAAGGAAGAAAAAGCCTGCAAATAAAACGCCGATCAAAACAAACCAAAGTATCTGTAAGAATGACATTTAGAAGGCCCCCTTTGCA includes:
- the cydC gene encoding thiol reductant ABC exporter subunit CydC, producing MLNKIPILRSLKNDHWVKPFLKRYKKTLILAIFLGILTFVCGAGLMFCAGYLISKAATMPENILLIYVPIVLTRAFGIARPAVRYVERLVSHNWVLKMTSSFRKKLYDSLEVDAVFFNSKYQLGDILGLLADDVSHIQNLYLRSIFPMFVAWGLYALIVVGLGILSPLMGLWMLILFGLMIFAIPYWSVIINGARQAYEKEVQDKIYVDLTDNVMGVNDWILSGRNKEYLRLHVASEKEWLKVHQKMRKFERMRDFLLQMLFLLIVVSLIIWAGAKFGGHYSSATNWIAAFVLAVFPMVDAFVQLPSAAQETNIYQRSLVRLNKLPQPKKEEVKPIDLKQPYELTLSNVHYTYPGTKKEILKGINLTIKPGERLAILGRSGSGKSTLASLIRGDRKPSSGSIKLNGVDTDKFGDQITKYISIINQTPYLFNTTIANNLRLGNEDASEEQLWQVLRRVGLSEMVQELPDGLETKVDEAGLRFSGGERHRLALARILLRDTPIVLLDEPTVGLDPITEQAVINTFIKQLKGKTLIWITHHLQGIDKMNQVIFIEDGKLTMEGTPQELWETEPRFRELKKADQGL
- a CDS encoding threonine/serine exporter family protein, with protein sequence MANKHDAKFYQEILDICLLAGRLMIEGGSEMYRVEDTMLRIAKNAGVDDPRVFATPTCVFMSLDGGNLSQMKQIRDRNINLELVDRVNELSREFANKKIDLIQLHNKIANVETKTPTFPLWMQVIGAAVLSSTLMVLFMDDYDWIDFPAAALVGALGYLAYVYFKRFTKVRFLSELIAAIVMSIIAIIIKALFPQTIVDNILIGALMTLVPGLAFTNALRDLFMGDLLSGIVRLFEATLTAIALGGGVAIVIKFMGA
- a CDS encoding ABC-F family ATP-binding cassette domain-containing protein encodes the protein MSLLTVKDLSQSFIDKTLYEDANFVLNKEDHMGVTGQNGVGKSTLIKILTGDIIPDEGQVKWQNKVSVGYLDQYAKLAPGVTIRGFLRTAFDELYTKEKELNDLYTKYAENSDDALLEKAGKVQTYLEENNFYDLDTEIERVASGLGLADLGFDHDVSKLSGGQRSKIILAKLLLQNPDVLVLDEPTNYLDVSHIDWLVDYLNNFEGAFIVVSHDYDFLGRITNCIIDIDFGTITRYTGTLKQALRQKAANRETYLKAYSNQQRKIAKTEAYIRKNKAGTRAKSAKSREKQLARMEVLTPPKNNRRAKFDFPYVATASNLLLQTQDLVIGYDEALVKTAFNFSVGGSEKVAITGFNGIGKTTLLKTLLGQLKPIYGNYELSVTAKLAYFKQDLTWPNNNMTPLQYLQEEFERKKPKELRQALAKMGLTAQQAMSPLKELSGGEQEKVKLAKMQFEPANLLFLDEPTNHLDNDTKDALRKAIVNFPGGVIIVSHERDFFRGDWVDKTIDLEKLN
- a CDS encoding prenyltransferase, coding for MSLNVFLELVEIKAKTASVAPFLLGMCFSAYYYHHLNWTLALVFFVAMFLFNMVVDMLDNYSDYYHADNKAYQQSTNIIGRENISPKLVLGLMISFTLISALLGIWLVIQAGLPVLWMGIFCFAIGYLYSSGPKPISGLPLGEFASGFTMGFMIVLLSVYLNTYQVFSWSWVSLGRVFLLALADELWISNLMLANNLCDAEEDESNHRTTIIHFIGKKAALVAFSVKNVLAFLVIILLPFINIAPKTVWLTVFIVPFVYKQNKLLIQKQVKKETFITAVKTLLVGSMTFLITYFIGILI
- the cydD gene encoding thiol reductant ABC exporter subunit CydD; this encodes MIDRHLFQLAGANSIAKRLAVLEVLQAFFIIGQAVALSIVLTQLWQGKNLNIEMLLVFIVCFSFRQIINWLNEKILDHYSSRVSEELRKKLLQKVFVEGQALIQKQGTGSLITMALDGIDEVRQYIKLVFSKVLTMMIVPIFIFIAMLFLNWLSALILLAMYPLIVLFMIILGHAAQDKAIKQFGNFQKLSNNFIDSLRGIDTLKYLGLSKRYSKSIFRLSERFRHRTMAVLKVAMLSTFALDFFTTLSIAVIAVYLGFGLMNGKVSLFPALGILILAPEFFLPIRNFAGDFHATLNGKNAFKRINELIKSPKEPVAKISLHTWQKDDELQAENICFDYEKGAEIGPINVKIKGYEKVGIIGMSGSGKTSLVNLLSGFLTPSDGEFEIQNHKTKTLNIPDWHQQLIYIPQQPYVFTTTLRKNIAFYTPDASDEEIKEAIHVMGLDDLLAELPKGLDTVIGQGKRVLSGGQAQRIALARAFLDKERRVMIFDEPTAHLDIETEIDLKKRMIPLMENRLVLFATHRLHWIKKMDYILVMNHGQLVEQGTYSELTKKNGYFTSLMKQMRGEEDAK
- a CDS encoding threonine/serine exporter family protein; this translates as MPIYMQIIINIVFSYIASVGFALTINVPHRALNLAGVSGTVGWMVCWFITKAQMGRMLSNLMGAFVIGILGLFFARIKKCPVTVFNIPALVPLVPGVPAYQAVRALVNGNVFDAEASFLRVGIVTCSIALGILLATMFTEMFYRVKKFYKKRKIKL
- a CDS encoding C39 family peptidase, yielding MKPRQELNVPLEKQLPDLPNGCEVTSLSMLLNYYHINVSKDKLAQNIKHVSSFTDDGQYRGNPHEGFVGYMSIANAGWCVYNEPLYNVARKYTDRIQNATGSSFTHLLSLVSSGHPVMIITTLHFNKVNDMQTWKTKQGNVHVTPSSHACVITGYDKKKRLVYVNDPYGVKNKAVSWNNIEASYNQQGRQALYIN
- a CDS encoding polyprenyl synthetase family protein, with the protein product MNNYKPWQSYPLISSQLSQVNDYLLKTIKAPIPSLQSALLTMVNSGGKYLRPTILILSARSCGKKELATSPKIIKLATSIEILHMATLIHDDVIDDSDKRRGNISIQARFGKDVAVYAGDLLFTNFFDLMLETIDEHEFLVKNAQTMRRILNGELGQMGQRFNINQSFDDYLKDIKGKTAALFSLASEEGAHFAGGDFDQVQLMADFGQNLGIAFQMIDDILDYAGGKKLNKPTLEDLATGVYSLPILLALSHDNLRLRLDPILAKKREMTLEDIGQIQEIILSSNTIEESRALAEQFSQKAINNLKELPSNKAVKLLQKMSQELLSRTL
- a CDS encoding NAD(P)/FAD-dependent oxidoreductase → MKKIVVLGGGFAGIKTVVELQKKLKREVEIVLVDRNPYHCETNRLPEVASGNHPYTRISYNFTDVLDDKMSKLIVDDVTTVDYKNKTVHLKNHADLKYDYLVLGLGFVLGTFGISGVKENTLPMYNTETAQAIRDHIYAKMEDYQKTKDPKDLRIVFCGAGFQAIELAGAIASSRDKYAKMAGVDPEKIEVRMIDGSPRLLPMFDDKQMKYALSLVDEVGIKIIKPARIEKVEADAVYYKMTSEKDEEDLHKIEANTTIWMMGFSGNPVIAASGFKQNRGRITVTEHLTVPEDEAIYALGDVSAVMVPGKKWPWPNTAQLALSMAGYAAKDISARVLGHSRPNPYRYHDLGVDVAIGDTKAAAKALGHNYRGYLASALKKIIDDKSLMETGGIKETLAVGRFDLYH